In one Pseudomonas sp. 31-12 genomic region, the following are encoded:
- a CDS encoding flavohemoglobin expression-modulating QEGLA motif protein, protein MSSAPLSELDAALPGLARKIRVLDALSWPDGVEEIFLAHWRAGKPALPEVEQHPREHSADIAALEAFIGRCDQGHPAGSFLAMTARSYATAGRMLGAIGTPAFTQYSSALYRRPDFYYPNQNLSMLDAANFFLTTTDALLGGARIPPTQAEIPAEAFAAWMQPELDRFFGEGRVTVVLDPTLAAKAIAGSSRIRLRSGALFSELDKNQLLQHEAFVHVATAQNGALQPNLKSLGLGAPRTTQTQEGIATLAELFTGSMDISRLRRLALRVLAVQQALDGADFIQVFEGFLAAGQSQEESFRSTQRVFRGTDLRGGSAFTKDAAYLTGLLGVHTLLRIAIRDNRPELVGHLFAGRLSLADTVRLAPLFDSGWLQGPTHLPAWACDLRLLAANLAFSAFIAQIKLDVLDLEVLMAFADEHENDASAV, encoded by the coding sequence ATGAGCAGCGCCCCTCTGTCTGAACTGGATGCCGCGCTACCCGGTCTGGCGCGCAAGATCCGCGTACTGGATGCCCTGTCCTGGCCGGATGGCGTCGAGGAAATTTTCCTGGCGCATTGGCGCGCAGGGAAACCAGCCTTGCCGGAAGTCGAGCAGCACCCACGCGAGCACAGCGCCGACATCGCCGCCCTGGAAGCCTTTATTGGTCGTTGCGATCAGGGGCATCCGGCCGGGAGCTTCCTCGCCATGACAGCGCGCAGCTATGCCACGGCGGGACGCATGCTTGGTGCGATTGGCACGCCCGCCTTCACTCAATATTCATCCGCGTTGTACCGGCGCCCGGATTTCTATTATCCGAACCAGAATCTCAGCATGCTGGACGCGGCCAATTTCTTTCTCACCACCACCGACGCCCTGCTGGGTGGTGCCCGGATTCCACCGACTCAGGCTGAAATCCCGGCCGAGGCATTCGCCGCTTGGATGCAGCCGGAACTGGACCGTTTCTTCGGCGAAGGCCGGGTCACGGTCGTACTCGATCCGACCCTGGCTGCCAAGGCAATCGCCGGGTCCAGCCGCATTCGTCTGCGTAGCGGCGCACTGTTCTCTGAACTGGACAAGAATCAGCTATTGCAGCATGAGGCCTTCGTGCATGTCGCTACCGCACAAAATGGCGCGCTCCAGCCCAACCTCAAAAGCCTGGGTTTGGGAGCGCCACGCACGACTCAAACGCAGGAAGGCATTGCCACCCTCGCAGAACTGTTCACCGGCAGTATGGACATCAGCCGATTGCGCCGCCTGGCCCTGCGCGTGCTGGCGGTCCAGCAAGCGTTGGACGGCGCCGATTTCATACAAGTATTCGAGGGTTTTCTTGCCGCCGGCCAGTCGCAAGAGGAATCCTTCCGCTCAACCCAGCGGGTCTTCCGTGGTACCGACCTGCGGGGTGGTTCGGCGTTTACCAAGGATGCCGCCTACCTGACGGGTTTGCTGGGTGTCCATACCCTGCTGCGCATCGCGATCCGCGACAATCGACCGGAGCTGGTGGGTCATTTGTTTGCGGGACGCCTCAGTCTGGCGGATACCGTACGCCTGGCTCCTCTGTTCGATTCCGGCTGGCTGCAAGGGCCAACCCACCTACCGGCCTGGGCCTGCGATCTACGTCTGCTCGCCGCCAACCTGGCCTTCTCCGCTTTTATCGCCCAGATAAAACTGGATGTACTCGATCTGGAGGTGCTCATGGCCTTTGCCGATGAACACGAAAATGATGCGAGCGCGGTGTGA
- a CDS encoding DUF6130 family protein, which yields MPLALRNLSALALGAFFCIAAWGQEVADTHQPPAILPVESETGPKLIAYPPLAAPLARGVVIIQYRTENARIMPVFGKTAVEVSPRLGHLHVTVDDWKGTWAHTSEDPIILVGLTPGAHKVLLEVADPSHKILTSTVVSFVVPEKKP from the coding sequence ATGCCCCTCGCTCTCAGAAATCTATCCGCCCTGGCGTTGGGTGCGTTCTTTTGCATCGCCGCGTGGGGTCAAGAGGTAGCCGACACCCACCAGCCACCGGCCATACTCCCAGTGGAATCTGAGACGGGGCCAAAACTCATTGCCTATCCGCCGCTCGCCGCGCCGCTGGCCCGCGGAGTTGTCATCATCCAGTATCGAACCGAGAACGCCCGGATCATGCCGGTATTTGGCAAAACGGCTGTTGAAGTATCACCACGGCTCGGCCACCTTCACGTGACCGTCGACGACTGGAAAGGTACATGGGCGCACACCAGTGAAGACCCGATTATTTTGGTTGGGCTGACGCCTGGTGCTCATAAGGTGCTTCTTGAGGTGGCTGATCCTAGTCATAAGATTTTGACGAGTACGGTGGTTAGTTTTGTGGTTCCGGAGAAGAAGCCGTGA